GTTGGCTAGGTAAACTGCATCCGCAATGGCAGCAACAATACGCATTAACGCATGCGTGCTACCTGTTTGAACTGGATGCACAAGCTGCCCTTGCGACACAAGTGCCAAGCTACACTGAGGTCAGCAAGTTCTTACCTGTGCGTCGCGATTTGGCCATGGTCGTCGATCAAGATGTCTCGGCGCAGGTCATGATAGATGCCGTGATTGCGGAGCAAATTCCGCAGTTACAAACGGTTAAATTGTTCGATGTTTATCATGGTAAAGGTGTGCCCGAAAACAAAAAAAGCCTTGCATTTCTTGTACTTATGCAAGATACTTGCAAGACAATGGTCGATGAGGAAGTGGATGCCATCGTGTCACAAATCCTCAACAACTGGTCATCCAAATTTGCTGCATCACTCAGATAGTCTTTGTCATAATCGTCGGAAAATACAAAGATTGCAGTTGATAGAACATAAACTTCATCTCGCATAATAAGAAGATTCAGGGGATCATTCATGACACTCACAAAAGCTGACTTGGCTGACTTGTTGTTTGAACAAGTCGGGCTGAATAAGCGCGAAGCCAAGGATATGGTTGAAGCGTTTTTTGAAGAGGTGCGCAATGCGCTTGAACAAGGCGACAGCGTCAAACTCTCCGGTTTTGGTAATTTTGAACTGCGCACAAAATCTGAGCGCCCTGGCCGTAACCCAAAAACTGGCGAAGAAATTCCTATTTCTGCACGTCGGGTGGTGACATTTCATGCCAGCCAAAAATTAAAATTACGCGTAGAAGAACACTACGCTGAGCAACCGTTTCAGGCACAAGCTTAACTAAACATTTCTTATGGTAGAAACGCAAAAAGTCACACTGCCGCCTATTCCAGCCAAACGTTATTTCACGATTGGTGAAGTTAGCGAGTTGTGCGGGGTAAAGCCGCATGTTTTGCGTTATTGGGAGCAAGAGTTTACCCAACTCAAACCGGTAAAACGCCGTGGTAATCGTCGTTACTACCAGCATCACGAAGTCCTTCTCATCCGTAAAATTCGCGAGCTGCTTTATGAGCAAGGGTTTACCATCAGCGGTGCGCGCAATCGATTAGAGGGTGTGGATGAAAAAGCTGACAAATCCCGCGCCGCCACTGAAGTATCTAATGTTACAGCCGCTAACAACAGCCAGGCGCTATTAGCAGATGTTTCTGCCCTACCGGTGGTCGATGTCGCTGCACTCAGACTACAAATTCAACAGATACTCCAATTGTTAAAAGCGCCTGTTTAAACACGGCTACGCATACATAAAACCGCATATTCTGCTTAGCGAATATGCGGTTTTGTTTTATAATGCACCCTTCTTTTCGAACAGGTTCCTGTTCGATTCTGATGTCGGGGCGTAGCGCAGCCTGGTAGCGCACTTGCATGGGGTGCAAGGGGTCGTGTGTTCGAATCACACCGTTCCGACCAACAAAATCACTGATCTGTTTTGCTGAATCTAGCGATTAACCGAGCGC
This Methylophilus medardicus DNA region includes the following protein-coding sequences:
- a CDS encoding integration host factor subunit alpha; translation: MTLTKADLADLLFEQVGLNKREAKDMVEAFFEEVRNALEQGDSVKLSGFGNFELRTKSERPGRNPKTGEEIPISARRVVTFHASQKLKLRVEEHYAEQPFQAQA
- a CDS encoding MerR family transcriptional regulator produces the protein MVETQKVTLPPIPAKRYFTIGEVSELCGVKPHVLRYWEQEFTQLKPVKRRGNRRYYQHHEVLLIRKIRELLYEQGFTISGARNRLEGVDEKADKSRAATEVSNVTAANNSQALLADVSALPVVDVAALRLQIQQILQLLKAPV